The Thermanaeromonas sp. C210 genome segment CCACATCATAGATACTGACGACATTGGGATGGGAAAGCCTGGCCACTGCCTGAGCTTCCTGCTGAAACCGGGCCACAAAATTGCGGTCACTGGCGAACTGTTCTCGCAAAATCTTGATGGTAACGCTCCGGTTAAGCAGCTGGTCCTGGCCCCGATACACCAGGGCCATCCCGCCGCCCCCCAAAGCCTCCTTGATTTCGTAACGGCCATCCAGGATTTTACCGATCATAACTTCACCGCCCTAAGACTTTCGCCATAATTTGCCCTCCTATAGGGGCTGCTACTGCTCCACCGGCGCCGGCGTTTTCTACAATCACGGCCACCGCAACTTGAGGGGCTTCGGCCGGGGCAAAGCCCACAAACCATGAATGGGCCCTCCCCTGGGGGTTTTGGGCGGAACCTGTTTTCCCTGCAACTCGTATACCGGGAATCCTGGCACTCTGTCCCGTTCCCTCCTCCACCGTGGCTACCATGGCTTCCTTAATGATTAACGCCACGGCGGGGTCGGCGGCCAGCTTTAACAGCCGGGGGCGGGTCACCTTGAGCACCGCCCCTTTCTCGTCCTCTACCCTTGCCACCATGAACGGCTGCATCAGGCGGCCGTTATTCGCAAGGGCTGCCGCCACAAGGGCCATATGAAGGGGAGTTGCCACGAATTCTCCCTGGCCTATGGCAGCTTCGGCCAGGGCATTGGGATTGCTCCTCACCGTAGCCGGGAACCGCGAGGAAGCCACATTTAAATCGAAATCGAGCTCCTGACCCAGGGCAAAATTCCTAGCTGCCCGTTCGAATGCCTCCGCGCCGGCTTCTAGGGCCAACTGCGCAAAGGTGACGTTGCAGGAAAACATTAAGGCCTCATTAAAATTAATATTACCATGAACCCGGGGACAAGTCAGCTTCCTGCCTTCAATTTCTATATGGCCGGGGCAGTAAAACTCCCGTCGCGAGATCCCGTAGTCCTCCCCAAGGGCCGCCGCTGCGGTAATCAGCTTAAGGGTAGAACCCGGCGGGTATAAGCCCTGGAGGGCTCGATTGAGGAGAGGGCTGCCCTGGCGGGCATCGTTCAACTGATCCCAGGCATTCTCTATCCCATGGGGATCGAAGGAAGGGCTGCTGGCCAGGGCCAGGACCTCTCCCGTCTGAGGGTTGAGGGCCACAACAGCTCCCCGGTAACCCTTCAGCAGCTGGAAGGCTAACTGCTGCAGGGAAGCATCCAGAGTCAAGACTAAGTTATTGCCATGCCGGACTGTATTCTGTAATTCCCGCCATCGGTTGAGCACCCCTTGCCAGCCGGTAAGACCCAAAAGTTCGCCGTTATAGCCAGCTTCCAGGCCGCTCATACCTAGGCGCGGGCTGGCATAGCCCACCACATGGGCCGCGGCAGCCCCCAGGGGATACTCTCTTTGCAGGCGTCCCCCGGTAACGTAGGTGCGGGCCCAGACTTCTCCGTGACGCCCGCTGATCTGGCCCCTCCAGGTCTTTTCCTCGAGGAGCCGGAGGCGGGGATTAAAGGGATTTAAGTACAGTTCTTCTCCCTTTAACACCTGGATGTAAGTGAGATGTAGGATCAGCAGGAGAAACAAGGAGGATAATACCAAGGCCAAAAGCCGGACAGGTTTTTCCATTCCTTACACCCGCCCTGCAGCGCTTACGTTGAGCAACAGGCCCAAAATCAAGTAACTTATGATCAGGGAACTGCCGCCATAGCTCACAAAAGGCAACGTTACGCCCGTCAAAGGCATCAGTTTGCTGACGCCCGCCATAATGATGAAAGCCTGAAAGGTAACCAGAACGGTTAGGCCCGCCGCCAGCATGGTGCCCTGACCTTCGGGTGCCCTCAAGGCCGCGCGAAAACCCCGATAGCCGAATAAAAGATAGAGAATGGCGATACCGGCGCTACCTAACAATCCCATTTCTTCACCCATGGTGGCAAAAATAAAGTCGGTAGCCACATGGGGGATTATCTGGGAATATCCCAGCCCCATTCCGGTCCCGATCAGCCCCCCGCTCCCCAGGGAAAAGAGGGACTGGATTACTTGATAGCCTGCCCCCTGGGGGTCCGACCAGGGATTAAGCCAAACAGCCACCCGCGCCCGCAGGTGGGGGAAAAGACTATAAGCTGCCAATGAGCCCGCCAAAAAGAGAAGGCCTCCCAGGAGCATGTACCGCCGGCGCCCGGTGGCCAGGTAAATCATGGCTAAAAATACGGCCAGGAGAATGAGGGCCGAGCCCAGGTCCGGCTGCAACACCAAAAGCAACACCGATAGGGAAACGGCCGTAATCAAGGGGCCCCAGGTAGAGCGCCAGCGGGATTGTTCCAGCATAAGTTCCCGCTTTTCCTCGAGGAACCCGCTTAAAAAGAGCACAACCAATACCTTTACCGCTTCCACCGGCTGCAGGGTGAAGGAACCTAAAGTCAGCCAGCTCTTGGCTCCCCCCATCCTGGTCCCGGCTATCACCGTTAAAAACAGAAAAAACAGTCCCCCCGTCAAGTACAGGTAGGGGTAGCGGGTCAGCCTTTCGTAATCCCTTCCTCCCATCACCACGGCCACCAATACCAATAAACCCACTACGCTCCATGCCACCTGACGCCTGGCTAAGTCCGGGTCCAGCCTGAAAAGAAACACCAATCCTGAGGCGGTCAGCATGGCGGCCAGGGGCAGCAAATACTGATCCCCCCGGTGCCGGCTGATCTTTAGAATAAAATGCACGGCCCAAAAGGCAGCTATCAGAAGGGTTATTTCGGGACTCCCTAGGCCGGCCGATTCCTTTCGATGTAATAAGCCGTAAAGATACCCATTGAGGAGGATGAGGGAAGGCCACAAAAGGAGGGCAAACTCTTGCCGCCTTTCAGTCATAGGCTGCGAGCACCACCGTTATATTATCCGGTCCTCCCCGGTTTAGAGCAAGGGCCAAGAGGTTCTCCAAAATTTCTCTCAGCGTTCCTCCCTGGCCCACGGTGAAAGCGATCTCTTCATCCCTTACCACTTCCGGCAGGCCATCCGTACAAAGGAGCAGCAAGTCCCCTTCCATCAGAGAAACGACCTTCCCGTCCACCTCCACCTCGTCTTCGGTACCCAGAGCCCGGGTTAAGATATTACGGTGGGGATGCAACCTGGCTTCCTCCTGGGTCAGACCGCCGCTGCGAACCAACTCCCCTACATAAGAATGATCGTGGGTTAACACCTGGAGTTGACCGTCCCGGAAAAGATAAGCACGACTATCGCCCACATGGGCCAATAATACCTTATCGTCTATCACCCATGCCACCGTAAGGGTAGTACCCATTCCACGGTATTCCCGCCGGCTGAGGGCCGAACTGTAAACCACCCGGTTGGCAAAACGTACCGCGGACACCAGGTGCACGAGGGGGTCTCCCCGGTAATGCTCTTTGATTTTTTCGCCTAAAGCCCTTAAGGCCAAGGCGCTGGCCACTTCCCCCGCCTGATGCCCGCCCATGCCGTCGGCCACGGCTAGGAGGCCCAGCCCCAAGTCTACAAGATAGGCATCTTCATTATCGGAACGCATTAAGCCGGGATGAGTTAGTACTTCGGCCCGCATTCTCCCACCTCACTTCGAAAATAACGCCTCCAATACGCACCTCATCGCCCGGTGCTAAGTCTACGGGGCCGGTGATACGCTTGCCATTTACATAAGTGCCGTTGGTGCTGCCCAAATCGCGGATCTGCCAGCGGTTTCCCTGGCGCGTGATGGCCGCGTGGCGTCCCGATACGTGGGTTTCACTGAGGACAATGTCGCTCAGCTGGTCACGACCGATTATGATGTTTTCGCCAAGGGGGTAAATTTCTCCTTTTTTTATATTGCCGCTGAGGGCTTCCCGCACCTGTAGAGTCAACCGCCTGTTGCTTACAGGTTTAGTTTGGGGTGCCCAGGGGTGGGGAATCCTTCGGCTGACCTTGAAAAGGTCGTGATACAACAGGCGCAGGACATGAAACAAGAACAAATAGAGCAGCAACAAGAACCCAAAGCGCACGGCCACCATTAATAGGGCCAGCATTTAAACCACCTGCACTTCCAACACCGTACGACCAACCTGAATGCGGTCCCCCGGAGCCAAGAGGGCCCTCTGAACCGGTTTGCCGTTTACCAAAGTGCCGTTACGGCTACCTAGGTCCGTAAGGATCCCCTGGTTGTCCTCTATCGTGATCTGGCAGTGTTGCCGCGAAACCTGCTCATCGGTGAGGAGGAGCTCGCAGGTTGGATTACGCCCCAAAATTTGTTTTCCGGGGTGGAGTACAAAGCTCCGCCCCTTATCCGGCCCCTCTACCACCACCAACCGGAGTTCCCCCGCTGTATTTTCTCGAAGACCCTTGTCTGTTTGACCTAGATATACCAGGGTATCCTCGGAAGGTTTCTCCGGCCGGCCCTCCTCCAGGCGGGCATGAACGCGCATCTCCCCGGGTGGCAATTCCTCGTCTATTTCCCATTCTACTCTTATCTCACCTACCAGGGTATAACTTCTCGCCTCCACCTGGTCCCGGAGATATTCCGCCAGCTCCTCGGCCAGGGCATTCTTATACATGGACAAGTTTTCATAGTCCCGGGGACTCAAATAAACCAAGTAAATATTGGGCACGTAGACGCGGTTGACGCTTACGGAGCGGTTATCCCGCATGACTTGAACCAGTCTCTTGGCGACCTCCACCGGCTGCAGAGGAGACCCTTCTCCCCGCTGGAATATTCCCTCAAAAACCCGCCGCCAAAAGGTTTCCGCCCTTTCCAACCAGTTCATGTTGTATACCTCCTACACCCCCTCAGCTCTAAGCTGCCCGCAAGCAGCCCCAATGCGGCAGCCCCGGCTTTCCCGAACGGCTACCTCCACGCCCCTTTGCCGCAAACGGCCGGCAAAGGCGCGGACATCTTCCATTGCCGGGGCCTGAAACCTGAGGCCGGGGACAGGGTTGAATACCAATAGGTTGATGTAAGCCAACGTGCCCTGCACCAGCCAGGCCAGGCGATCCGCGTCTGCCGGACTGTCGTTGATCCCCTTAATTAAGACATACTCAAAGGTTATCCGGCGACCGGTAACTTGGGCGTACTCACGGCACGCGGCCAAGAGCTCGCCTAAGGGATAGCGCCGGTTAAGGGGCACTAGTCTGTTGCGTACCGCGTCGGTGGTAGCATGCAGGGAGATGGCCAGTTCGGGAGGAGGTGTTTCCAGGGCTAAACGTTTTATTTGGGGCACTACGCCGCAAGTAGAAATGGTAATCCGCCGGTGGCCTATACCCCATCCCTGCGGGTGCATCAAAATCCGGCGGGCTTTCAGTACGGCCTCGCAGTTCAGCAATGGTTCACCCATGCCCATAAAAACAACATTGCTAATGCGTTCCCCGTTTACCCGGCCCTCCAGGTGATGCTGCAGGGCCACAACCTGCAGGATGATTTCTCCGGCCGTCAGATTGCGCCGAAATCCTCCCTGGCCGGTGGCACAAAAGCTGCACCCGATAGGACAACCTACCTGGCTGGAAAGGCAGGCCGTAAGGCGCTTTGCTGCGCCCCCCCTGCCGTAGATCATAAGCACACATTCCACCTTTTCGCCGTCCGGCAGAGATATCAGGAGCTTGGTGGTCCCATCTTCAGGATCCTCTAAGGTACGCAGAATGCTAAACGACGGCAGGGAAGCGACGGCGGCCAACTGCTGCCGCAGATTCTTGGGGATATTGGTCATGGCCGCCCAGTCGGTAACCCGGTGAAGGTGAAGCCATTGGAACAACTGGTTCGCCCGGTATTCGGCCTCTCCCAGGGTACGGACCAGCTGCTTCAATTCATGTAACTCTAAACCGTGAAGTTCCACTCCGTGAGCCATGGTGCCCCCCTGGTACATATTATACCAGGTCTCCCACTAGTATAGCTAAACCCGTGCCATCATATACCAGGCCCGTCCGATCAAAAAAGAAAAAGGGGAATTACTTTCCCCTTCTTTATACACTGCCCCTGGTTTAAAAAACTGTACTAAAGTAATATGTTGACCAACCGTGCTACTTTCTCAAGCCCTGGGGTACTTCGGGTTGGTAAAATGTAAGTATACTACTGGGAACTACACTCCCCTGAGCTACTACCACGGCCAGAACGGCCATCCAGGAAGCTGCCAGGGCTGCTACCTTCCTCCACATGCTCCTTCACCTCCTTCCTTCCAGGGGCAGTAACTGCCTTAATCCCTGGTCGACCAATGCCATGAGCCGATAACCCACCGGGGTAATGGTGAGAGTCTGGAGCATGACGGCCAAAGCCGAGGCATAGAGCAGGCTAGGTCTTACTCTATTCGCTTCCACCAACATAAACAACAACCAGGCGCCAAGGAAGGCCAAGGCCGAGCTTTTCAAGAGTATCCGCCGGCGCGGGTTGGTGATGGGATTGGCCGGCGTATCCGCCGGCGCCCAGCGCCATACGGCCGGCAGACTAACCAAGAAGGCAAGAAAAACCAGGCTGAAAACTCCAGTGACGGGCAAGGTCTGGGCCAGCTGCCGTCCCCCCCACCCCACCAGAGTGAGAGCCCCTACGGAACTCAACAGGCAGCGGTAATACGCTGTACAGTGGGCGCCCCCCGCTCCGAAACGGTAGAGGACCTGGGTGATGAGGGCTGCAGCCGTTTCCGGCAAAATTCCCAGACATTGGGCCACCCCTATTATGGCTAAGACTTCTACCACCGCCCCCAGGGCTATCTCCAGGCCGTAGGCCACAATTTCTAGGCGCTCGGGGTCCTTGTCTCCCGGGGAGGCGGGCCCTTGCCCGGCAGAATAAGATAGTATACCTTCCGCCATCAACCTGGCTATGCGGTGGATACTGATCATGGAATAGTAATTCTATATAATTCAAGAAAATCCTTCTTCTTTTTCCATATTTATCTTTCTTTTTTCCACCGGGGAAAGGATAGAGTAAACACCGTGCCCTGTTCGCTGCTCTGCACACTAATTTTCCCGTTGTGTCCGGTTACCAGGCTCTTAACGATAAACAGCCCCTGGCCGTGGCCCTCCTTTTCCTTTTTGGTGGTAAAACCACGTTCGAAGATTTTTTCCTGTAGGGTTAGAGGAATGACCGGCCCGGTGTTGCCCACCTCGAAAACGTATTCGCCGTCCTTGTCATAAATGCGAAGCCAGAGGCGCTTTTCCCGGGATGATTCCCGGCAACAGGCTTCAATGGCGTTGTCCAGGAGATTGCCAAAAATGCGGGTTATGACAGGGCCCGGCACAAGGAACTCCCGTAAATCCGAAGTGATTTCGCATTGCCAGGTTACACCTTTGCTTTCAGCCACTCCCATTTTGCTCCTGATGAGAGCCGCCAGGGTCGGTTGGTTGGTGGAAATAATACGGGTAGGCTGGCTTATCTCGGAACATAAAGATTGGACATAATCCCTGGCCTCCTCAGCCATACTCAGCTGCAAGAAGCCGAGGATTACCTGGAGGTGGCTGATGAAGTCGTGACGCTGGGCACGCAAGTTTTCCAAGCTTTCCCGCAGGTTGTCAATATGAATCCGCTGGTTGTTAACTTCTATCTCCTTTTCAGTATACTTGAAAAGCAAATAAGTTAAGGCCAGGGAAGTAATGATTAACAGAGGCGATATGAGCTGTACGGCCGTGCTCGGATTTATGGTAAAGGTAGGAAAAGCTGGCGCGTTAATGAGGTTTAGGTCGAGGAGTAAGACCAGGCATGCCTCGACCAGGATTAAGATCAGGGTGGCTATAATCGCGGGCTTTTTAATCATGGGAGTCCACATCCCTTTTGCCCTCGACCGGAGTGCCAAAGGCAGGTAGGGATATACGGCGACGCCATATAAAATAGGCTAGTATTCCCAAAACGGTTTCATGGGGTAAGGGGAAGAATACTCGCAACCACGTATCGCGGAGCACCTGATCCATGGTGAGCCCCGTCAACTGTAAGAGGACAGGTATAAAGATGCTTTCCGCCAGTCCTAACACGGCTGTACCCAACAGGACGGCAGTTACAGCATGCCACCATTCTATCTTCTTGATGATTATCTTTATCAAAAAAACGAGAAGAACAAGGTGCATTAAAGTATGTAAACCAAAGGGCAGGGGCAACCGCCTGACCAAAAAGAAAGAAAACAGGGAGTTAATAAGTCCAATGCTTACAACATATTTGAAAGGCGGATAATATCCCAGCAGTCCTAGTCCCAAGCCCGTAACAATAATCCCTTCCGGAATGGATTGAAACACCAGCGCTTGCCACGGCATATGATCCATTCATAAATTCCTCCCTTACCCCGGTTTCGTCCCACTTCCCCTAGTTCTTCCGACGTAACCTGGCTATAAAGAACCCGTCCGTGCCGTGGCGGTGCGGCAAGAACTGAACCTGTCCGCCTTTGGCCTGCCCCTTGAGATCTGGAGGGAGATTGGGGATATACCCCGAAAGGTCCTCATACTCCATAAAATCGGCTTCCTGCAGGAAACGCCCCAGTACCTCCTGGTTTTCTTCCGGTGCCGTGGAGCACGTGCTGTACACCAGGACACCGCCGGGCTTCAGGCACCCAATAGAGCCCTTCAAAATTGAAAGCTGTAGTGCCGGCAATTCCTCTATTTCCCGCGGTTGCTTGCGCCAGCGGGCATCGGGACGGCGCCGCAACACCCCTAATCCCGAACATGGAGCATCGACCAAGAGATAGTCGGCCATCCCCGCATACTTTTCTCCCAGCCGGCCGGCATCGGACAGCACCGTTGTTGCACAGGTTACACCCAGCCGGCGGCAGTTTTCTTCAATGAGCTGCAGCCTGCCGGGATGGACATCCACCGCCAGAATGGTTCCTTTATTCCCCATTAACTGGGCCAGATGGGTCGTCTTACCTCCGGGTGCAGCATTGGCGTCGATTACCGTACTGCCCGGGTGGGGAGAAAGGGCATATCCAACGAGCATAGAAGCCTCATCTTGCACATAAAACAGCCCCCTCCCGAAAGCAGGGTTCCTCTCGAGGCCCGCCAGGGCCCGCAGTTCCAGACCGTCCGGGGCATAGCGAGTGCGCTGCGCGCTAATCCCCTCTCTATTCAACAGCTTCACAAGGGACGGCAAATCTACTCTTAAGGTGTTCACCCGGACGGTTAAGGGAGGGGGTGCATTGTTTGCCTCGCAAAGCTCAACGGTTTCTTCCAGACCGAATTGCTCCAGCCATCTGGCCACCAGCCAGGCCGGATGGCAATAACGCAAGGCAATATGTTCAACAGGATTCTCTCTTATATCAGGATAGGGCAGCCGGTCTTTCTGGCTCAACAGGCGCCGCAGGACGGCATTGACTAAAGCTACGGTACCCCTATGTCCGTATCTCTTAGCTAGTTCAACCGTCTCGTAGAGGGCCGCATGGGCGGGTATGCGGGATAGAAAAAGCAATTGGGCCGCCCCCACCCTCAGCGCCGAGCGTATCCATGGGGGGAGATCCCCCAGTCTTTTCTTTTCCAAACACAGACCTAGGGCCCAATCTACGGTGTTCCATGCCTTGATGGCTGTATACGCAATCTCCGTCGCCAGGGCCCTTTCTCGGGGTCCAAGCCGGGCGTCCCCCAGGACTTCATTGGCCGCCAGGTTAGCATAGGCGCCTTCTTCGCACACTCGATATACGATGTGCAGAGCAGCTTCTCTACTCGTCACGGCGCCCCAGGAACCCCGCCAGAAGCATAAAGCGTAGCAGGTTGAGAACGGCAGTCAGGGCTGCTGCTACATAGGTAAGGGCCGCCGCATTTAATACTTCCCTGGCTCCTACCAATTCCTGGCCCGTCAAATACCCGCCGTTTTCCAGCAGAGCAATAGCACGGCGGCTAGCGTTAAACTCCACCGGCAGGGTGATCAGGGTAAACAGCACCACCAGGGTGAAAGCATACACACCGAGACGGGCCAAGGAAGGCAGACCCAAGAGGATACCGATTAACAACAAAGGGATGGCGAGATTGGAACCGAAGGAAACAACCGGTACCAAAGCCGACCGCAGTTGTAAGGGCAGGTAGCCCGTCCGATGCTGCAGGGCATGGCCCGCCTCATGGGCCGCTACTCCCAAGGATGCCAGGGAACTGCTCTGGTATACCGGTGGAGACAGGCGCAGAACCTTCCCCCGAGGATCGTAGTGGTCGGAAAGAAAGCCCTGGACCATCTCAACTCTCACGTTGTGGAGCCCCGCCCGGTCCAGCAAATCTCGGGCCACCTGGGCCCCGGTCAAACCGCGCCGGGAGGCCACCCGGGAATAGCGTTCAAAGGCCGACTGGACCTTAAATTGGGCGTAGAGGGACAGAATAATCGCCGGGATGAGCAGGATGAAGGTGGGATCGATGGGATAAAACATCACCAGCCCTCCTTTACTTTAAGGACCTCCACCAGAAATTATATTATGCCGCCCATACCGTGTAAATACTGGCACCTAAGCCTGGATTTTCTCCCAAGTACCGGACAGGGGGGCAGGTACACTCGCCCCAAGGTCCAGGTAAAAGCGGATGAGCTCTTCCACCTGAGCCAAGTCCACCTGGGTATTGAGGCAGGGACCCTGAGGCCGCCGATTAACCACCCCCAGAACCGGTAGGGGTTGCGTATCCTGGATTCCGCTGGTTAGATCCCTTTCACACGCAATGGCCACTACTGCTCGCGGGCGATAGGACTTGACAAAATGCCGCGCCAAAGTTCCCCCACTGGCCACCGCCAGGCGTACCCCGTACTTTTCGGCCAGGCGGTGAAGGGCATCGATACTGCAGCGTCCACAGCGCCGGCAGTTGAAAACGTCAATGGTAATCTTGTGGGGACAATCGCTCCGCTGCAGGCAATGGGGTGCTAACAGCAGTATTTCCTCCGGTTTGACTCTTACCCCCTGCAGGCGTACCAGCTGATTGTTCACCTCAATAAAGGATGCCTTTATGGTGTCACTATTTATGCCCAACCATCTTCCTAGGCTCAAAGCCAGGGGAAATAGCCAGTTGGCCACGACCAGGCCTAAATGCTGCAAAAAGGGAACGTGATGATGACGCCAGAGGATAAGGACGAGGCCGGCTATTCCCAGGGCCACCGTTAAGGCCACCAAGGCCAGGGTGATAGCACCCAAAGTCAGCAAGAGCTGGTTAAAAATGCTTGTCCGGTGGGTGAGAAGATACCATCCCCCGCAGAAGGCCAGCACCACAAAGGCCAGGCTCAGCACCAGCAATCCCAAAAAAAGCCTCTTTTTTATTCGCATCCCAACTGCTCCCCCACCTTGAGGGGGTATCCCCTCAAGTATTCAACCGCAGTCATAATCCTCTTCCCCGGGGGCTGGACGGCGGTAATTAACACCTGCCCCTGGCCAGCCTGGACCACAAACCCCTCCCGGGGCCGGACAGCCACTACTTCTCCCGGCCGCCCGCCAACCGAACTTTCTCCCTCGTCTTCCAGAACCCGCGCCCCAAAAATCTTAAGGCGCCGGCCCTCCCGCCAGGTAAAGGCGCCGGGAAGGGGGTTCATTCCGCGGATTAAATTGACTATCTTGTCGGCCCTTTCCTGCCATTTAATCTCTTCTTCTTCCGGCTTTAAGGGAGGCGCATAAGTGGCCTGGCCGTCTTCCTGGGGAAAACGCGGCGCCCGACCGGCAGCGATCAAGTCGACGGTACGGACCAGCAGACGAGCACCCACAACCGCCAGCTCATCGTGCAGTTCTCCCGCTGTCATTTCCGGCGGAATGTCTACCCTCTCCTGGAGGATGATATCGCCCGCATCCAATTCCTCCGTCATATAAATAGTGGTAACCCCTGTTACCTTTTCCCCGCCCATGATGGCCCGCTGGATGGGGGCCGCACCTCGATACCGGGGCAACAAAGAGGCATGAAGATTGATACAGCCTCGGGGAGGCAAGTTTAATACAGCACGAGGCAAAAGGCGGCCGAAGGCCACCACCACTGTTAATTCCGGCTCCCAGCTGCCCAGGGCTGCCAGAAATTCTGGATCCTTTAAGTCCCGGGGTTGTAAAAGGGGCAAACCGTACTCCAGGGCTTTCTCCTTGACGGGAGAAAAAGCCATCTTGCGGCCCCTCCCCCTAGGCCGGTCCGGCTGGGTTACTACTCCTACTACGCGGTGACTGCTGTCTAACAAGGCCTGTAGCGAAACCGCCGCAAACTGCGGCGTGCCCATGAATACCAAGCGCAGGATTTATCTCCCCTCTTGATCGTCTTTAAACAAGCGCAGCGCCCTATCAATAAAGAGAATTCCATCCAGGTGATCGATCTCATGCTGCAACGCCCGGGCAAAAAGCCCCCGGGCGTTGTACTCCCTTCCTCGCCCGTAGCGGTCCAATCCCCTTACCACTACCCTGGCCGCTCGCGGTACCTCACCTTGAACTCCCGGTATACTGAGGCACCCTTCTATGCCGACTTCTGTACCTTCCGCGGCTATAATTTCCGGATTAATCAGCTCTACCAAGCCGTCGCCGACATCAACCACGATAACCCTCTTACTTACCCCAATTTGAGGGGCAGCCAACCCCACCCCCGGAGCAAAATACATAGTTTCGGCCATATTATCTATGAGTCTTAACAAGTTAGGAGTTATCTTGGTTACCGGCTGGGCCTTTTCCCGCAACACCGGCTCCCCCAAAGTTACGATTTTATAAACTGCCACCGGCCATTGCCTCCCCTTGGGCTTACCACATGGTAACCGGCCCTATTTCCTTTATTAGCCTAACACCTGCCGGAACCCTATAATGGGCCAAGCCTTTATCTAGCCCGCGCTTTATCTGCTGCCAGGAAGGAGCCTTAAGAGTCAACTGCCACCGATATTCGCCCCTTATCCTGGCGATCGCGGCCGGCGCTGGCCCCAATACTTCTATGCCTGTTGCCGCTTCCTGGAGGACCTTCGCCAAGGCGTGGGCCGCGCTGATGACTTCTCCTTCGTAGGGCCCTATCAATCCAAGGCGGGCCAGCTTTACAAAAGGCGGGTAGCGCAGAAGCCGACGGGCGGCAATTTCGGTACGATAAAAACCTTTGTAATCCTGCTGGGCGGCAAAAATAATAGCCGGGTCTTCAGGATTGAAGGTTTGAATCAATACCTTGCCCTCCCGGGCCCTCCGCCCGGCCCGGCCGGCCACTTGCATGAGAAGCTGAAAGGTCCTCTCTCGGGCCCGAAAATCGGGCAAGAACAGGGATAAATCCGCATTAATAACACCCACTAAAGTTACACCTTCAAAGTCCATACCCTTGGCAATGGTCTGGGTACCGATGAGTATATCGGCCTGCCCGCAGGCAAACTGATGGTAAATTTCGGCCCACCGCCGGGGGGACCCGGTAGTGTCGCTGTCGGCCCGCAGGAGGCGGGCCTGGGGAAAACAAGCCCGTACCTCGGCCTCCACCCTCTGGGTCCCTATCCCCAGGAGCGCTAGGGAACCACCGCAGCGGGGGCAGGTATCCGGCCAGGCCTGTTCCAGTCCGCAATAGTGGCAGCGTAATTTCCCATCTGCGTGGTAGGTCAAACCTACGGCACACTGGTGGCAGGCAGGGACATAGCCGCAATACCGGCAGACCACATGGGGAGCATATCCGCGTCGGTTAAGAAAAAGTAAAACCTGCTCTCCCCGGGCCAGCGTGGACCCTATTTCCCTTTGTAACTCCCTGCTGAAGTGACCGAAGTGGCCGCTGCGGAACTCCTCCCGCATGTCAATGACCTTAATCCGAGGAGGAGTGCTTCCCGCCACCCTCTCCTTTAATTCCAATAATTGTAGCTGGCCGCGGCAAGCCAGGAAATATGCCTCGGTACTAGGCGTGGCCGTCCCGAAGATGACAACCGCCTTTTCCAGCTGGCCTCGTTTCAGAGCTACCTCTCGAGCATCATAGCGAGGAGTGGCTTCGTGTTTGTAAGTAGTGGCATGTTCCTCATCG includes the following:
- the def gene encoding peptide deformylase, producing the protein MAVYKIVTLGEPVLREKAQPVTKITPNLLRLIDNMAETMYFAPGVGLAAPQIGVSKRVIVVDVGDGLVELINPEIIAAEGTEVGIEGCLSIPGVQGEVPRAARVVVRGLDRYGRGREYNARGLFARALQHEIDHLDGILFIDRALRLFKDDQEGR
- the priA gene encoding replication restart helicase PriA, which gives rise to MLVNVLINSTLQRVTRPLTYEVPLSLQREIAVGARVVVPLGKREVEGIVTGFPGHVRIDNLKSVREVLDKGFLPPSLIELLLWISEYYLCLPGEVLPLVLPPLLKGRRYSWRWVGGGEEEIEGLAFISPLAGEVATYLARRGEVSERQLRRRWPAGELATALRELEDRGLAVKLRAVAGKGQEPPCGLPEGTACFGKEGEKGPRGPIIVLNQAQRAALQLIQSALEREGGNFLLHGITGSGKTEVYIRSIAVALERNKGAIVLVPEHALIPQMVERLRCAFGDRVVVIHGELAPRERTANWFKIRQGQAMIAVGTRSALFAPFPKLGLIVIDEEHATTYKHEATPRYDAREVALKRGQLEKAVVIFGTATPSTEAYFLACRGQLQLLELKERVAGSTPPRIKVIDMREEFRSGHFGHFSRELQREIGSTLARGEQVLLFLNRRGYAPHVVCRYCGYVPACHQCAVGLTYHADGKLRCHYCGLEQAWPDTCPRCGGSLALLGIGTQRVEAEVRACFPQARLLRADSDTTGSPRRWAEIYHQFACGQADILIGTQTIAKGMDFEGVTLVGVINADLSLFLPDFRARERTFQLLMQVAGRAGRRAREGKVLIQTFNPEDPAIIFAAQQDYKGFYRTEIAARRLLRYPPFVKLARLGLIGPYEGEVISAAHALAKVLQEAATGIEVLGPAPAAIARIRGEYRWQLTLKAPSWQQIKRGLDKGLAHYRVPAGVRLIKEIGPVTMW